The following proteins come from a genomic window of Pseudomonas putida:
- a CDS encoding ABC transporter permease encodes MNGILSKRAWVRLGPLRGPSTAQGRSRILAVLLPILIALLWVAASQQHWMSEQILPAPSLVWQSAVEFGSGELWGHLWISLQRLWWGLLVGIASGLLLGAWLGTSRNAQTLVLPTFVALAQIPTLAWIPLFMLFFGIGELLKLVVLVKAVVVPVTLHTLVGVRDTQPKLREAAAALRLPPHLLILRLLLPAALPAFLTGVRLALATGWTSLLAVELLASSEGIGYLMVWGRQLFMLDLVLLCILMIGLVGGLMDRGFSTLEKRLLYWPQPATGEHQRGPLPTGWLSLLLPVALLMLWQASSSFGWIDQNILTSPLDVVRTLFAGLADGSLPEAMLLSLQRTLTGLVLGGGAGLLSGLLLGLSHNAERLFGPSLSALRQVALFAWVPLLTAWFGLGEGAKNVFVGLAAFFPLLIATQRGTASLSPQLGEAGRTLRLNQWQRLRLLVLPGAAPAIFAGLRLSLIYAWLGTIGAEYFMPSDGGIASLMIGAQQLFRMDQVMAAMLLIGLVGALLGNLGQRLEMRATRWRTA; translated from the coding sequence ATGAATGGAATTCTGAGCAAGCGAGCGTGGGTACGGCTGGGGCCGCTACGCGGCCCTTCCACGGCCCAAGGCCGCTCCCGCATACTTGCGGTGTTGTTGCCTATTCTGATCGCGCTGTTGTGGGTGGCGGCGAGCCAACAGCACTGGATGAGTGAGCAGATACTGCCGGCGCCCTCGCTGGTCTGGCAGAGTGCCGTTGAGTTTGGCTCCGGTGAACTCTGGGGGCACTTGTGGATAAGTCTGCAGCGGCTGTGGTGGGGATTGCTGGTAGGTATTGCCAGCGGCTTGCTGCTTGGGGCGTGGCTCGGGACTTCGCGCAATGCGCAGACGCTAGTGCTGCCTACCTTCGTCGCGCTGGCACAGATCCCCACCTTGGCATGGATCCCATTGTTCATGCTGTTTTTCGGCATCGGGGAACTGCTCAAACTGGTCGTACTGGTGAAAGCCGTGGTGGTGCCGGTCACCCTGCATACGCTGGTCGGCGTACGCGATACCCAACCCAAGTTGCGTGAAGCCGCTGCAGCGTTGCGCCTGCCGCCTCATCTGCTGATACTCCGCCTGCTGTTGCCCGCCGCCCTGCCCGCTTTCCTGACTGGCGTGCGACTTGCCCTGGCTACCGGCTGGACCTCCTTGTTGGCCGTGGAGTTGCTGGCCTCCAGCGAAGGCATCGGTTATTTGATGGTGTGGGGCAGGCAACTGTTCATGCTCGACCTGGTGCTGCTGTGCATCCTGATGATCGGACTGGTCGGCGGGCTCATGGACCGAGGTTTTTCGACGCTGGAGAAGCGCCTGCTGTACTGGCCACAACCGGCCACGGGCGAACACCAGCGCGGCCCACTGCCCACAGGCTGGCTGAGCCTGTTGCTGCCCGTGGCCCTGCTGATGCTCTGGCAGGCCAGCAGCAGCTTCGGCTGGATCGATCAAAACATTCTGACTTCGCCCTTGGATGTCGTGCGTACGCTGTTCGCAGGCCTGGCCGATGGCTCACTGCCTGAAGCCATGCTGCTGAGCCTGCAGCGCACCTTGACCGGCTTGGTGCTTGGCGGCGGTGCGGGCTTGCTGTCGGGGCTGCTGCTGGGGCTTTCACACAACGCCGAGCGGCTGTTCGGGCCAAGCCTTTCGGCACTGCGCCAGGTAGCGTTGTTCGCCTGGGTGCCGCTGCTGACGGCCTGGTTCGGCCTGGGTGAGGGCGCCAAGAATGTGTTTGTCGGCCTGGCAGCATTCTTTCCACTGCTGATCGCTACGCAGCGCGGTACCGCCAGCCTCTCGCCACAACTGGGCGAAGCTGGCCGCACGCTGCGCCTGAACCAGTGGCAACGCCTGCGCCTACTGGTGCTGCCCGGCGCTGCTCCGGCCATCTTTGCCGGGCTGCGTCTGTCGCTGATCTATGCCTGGCTAGGCACCATCGGCGCTGAATATTTCATGCCTTCGGACGGCGGCATCGCCAGCCTGATGATCGGCGCACAACAGTTGTTCCGCATGGACCAGGTCATGGCCGCCATGCTTCTGATCGGCCTGGTCGGCGCCCTGCTGGGCAACCTTGGACAACGCCTCGAAATGCGCGCCACGCGCTGGAGAACCGCATGA
- a CDS encoding ABC transporter ATP-binding protein, whose amino-acid sequence MNAFNTSQLLAANQPDTTPALVSFEGVGKVFTVDGHSLEAIRNFNLSINEGEFIAIVGASGCGKSTLLRLLVGLDTDYSGSIRVDGQPVSGIGGERGIVFQEHRLFPWLTVEQNIALGLVNEQLTQGERARRVHEFVLLVGLVGFESAYPHQLSGGMAQRVAIARGLVASPRILLLDEPFGALDALTRQQLQDELLGIRERAGITTLLVTHDAEEATYLADRVVVLEPRPGRIKSVVDIDLPHPRLRTGVALHGLREQVLHQITGDGGYLPPPTRRVEGLRPELIAL is encoded by the coding sequence ATGAACGCTTTCAACACCTCACAGCTGCTTGCGGCCAACCAACCTGATACCACGCCAGCGCTGGTGAGCTTCGAAGGAGTGGGCAAGGTTTTCACCGTCGATGGTCATTCCTTGGAAGCCATCCGCAATTTCAATCTGTCGATCAACGAGGGCGAATTCATCGCCATCGTCGGCGCCTCCGGGTGCGGCAAGTCCACCCTGCTGCGCCTGCTGGTCGGGCTGGACACTGACTACAGCGGCAGCATTCGTGTCGATGGCCAACCTGTGAGCGGCATCGGTGGCGAACGCGGCATCGTATTCCAGGAGCATCGATTGTTCCCTTGGCTGACGGTTGAGCAGAACATCGCCCTGGGGCTGGTGAATGAGCAGCTGACTCAGGGCGAGCGTGCCCGTCGCGTGCATGAGTTCGTGCTGTTGGTAGGCCTGGTCGGCTTCGAGTCCGCTTACCCGCATCAGCTTTCCGGTGGCATGGCCCAGCGCGTGGCGATCGCCCGAGGTCTGGTGGCCAGCCCTCGCATCCTGCTGCTGGATGAGCCGTTCGGTGCGCTCGATGCGCTGACCCGCCAGCAGCTGCAGGATGAGCTGCTGGGCATCCGCGAACGTGCCGGCATCACCACGTTGCTGGTCACTCACGACGCCGAGGAGGCAACTTACCTGGCGGACCGGGTCGTGGTACTGGAGCCGCGCCCTGGGCGGATCAAGTCGGTGGTCGACATTGATCTGCCGCACCCGCGGCTGCGCACAGGCGTGGCGCTGCATGGGCTGCGTGAGCAGGTGCTGCACCAGATCACCGGTGATGGCGGTTACCTGCCGCCGCCAACGCGACGGGTGGAGGGGTTGCGGCCGGAGCTGATTGCGCTCTGA
- a CDS encoding DUF971 domain-containing protein codes for MNAPGAISNLRGVGQLLLEWEDGEHSISHARLRGACPCSQCRAARLLGGIAVVAADVRIERIEAQGYGVQLVFSDGHERGIYPWAYLYDLGKHRSTATA; via the coding sequence ATGAACGCGCCGGGGGCAATCAGCAACCTGCGCGGGGTCGGACAGTTGCTGCTGGAATGGGAGGATGGCGAGCACAGCATCAGCCATGCGCGCTTGCGCGGTGCATGCCCCTGCTCGCAATGCCGCGCGGCGCGGTTGCTGGGAGGCATTGCAGTGGTTGCCGCCGATGTCCGCATCGAGCGGATCGAAGCACAAGGGTATGGCGTGCAACTGGTATTCAGCGATGGTCATGAGCGGGGGATCTATCCTTGGGCGTACTTGTACGATCTGGGTAAACACCGCTCTACAGCTACCGCCTGA
- a CDS encoding HEAT repeat domain-containing protein produces the protein MTERNIDNPAIIALLSRLEDVDAGVRRIALIELADLEDPDGLPWLTDALLVDAADEVRTEAARLLEAWEEPEVVQALCAALADPAEPVRLAAAQSLSELKSLEAGQLILPWVSHAAAFVRTSALRALRELRLEDAAAPALLALADDDAAVRREAVGILGWLKHEPAVPALARLAEGEPDAQVRRAAIGALGLARGSSVLPALVAALNDAVWQVREEAATTLGKVGQAEAGPALVDALADGFWQVRLRAARSLGRLRYAAALDALGDLLGHGIANLRKEAALALGELGQARALPLLQAAEADSDPEVRKAVRIALAQLRGVA, from the coding sequence ATGACTGAACGCAACATCGACAACCCGGCCATCATTGCTCTGCTGTCTCGCCTTGAAGACGTCGACGCAGGTGTGCGGCGCATCGCGCTGATCGAGCTGGCCGACCTGGAAGACCCGGACGGTTTGCCTTGGCTCACCGATGCGCTGTTGGTCGATGCGGCCGATGAGGTGCGCACTGAAGCCGCGCGGCTGCTCGAAGCGTGGGAAGAGCCAGAGGTGGTACAGGCCCTATGCGCTGCGTTGGCCGATCCTGCCGAGCCGGTGCGCCTGGCCGCAGCGCAGAGCCTCAGTGAACTCAAGAGCCTGGAAGCCGGGCAACTGATCCTGCCTTGGGTCAGCCACGCAGCGGCCTTTGTTCGCACCAGCGCCCTGCGTGCCCTGCGCGAACTGCGCCTGGAAGATGCCGCAGCGCCTGCGCTGCTCGCGCTGGCGGATGACGATGCGGCCGTGCGACGTGAGGCGGTGGGCATCCTTGGTTGGCTCAAACACGAGCCCGCGGTGCCGGCACTGGCAAGGCTGGCCGAGGGTGAGCCGGACGCGCAAGTGCGTCGCGCAGCTATTGGTGCGCTAGGGCTTGCGCGTGGCAGCTCCGTGCTGCCTGCGCTGGTGGCAGCGTTGAACGATGCGGTCTGGCAAGTGCGTGAAGAAGCTGCGACCACCCTGGGCAAGGTAGGCCAGGCTGAGGCTGGGCCGGCGCTGGTGGATGCACTTGCCGACGGTTTCTGGCAGGTACGCCTGCGTGCGGCGCGTTCACTGGGACGCCTGCGCTATGCCGCTGCACTGGATGCCCTTGGCGATCTGCTCGGGCACGGCATCGCCAACCTTCGCAAGGAGGCGGCCTTGGCCCTCGGCGAGCTGGGCCAGGCGCGTGCCTTGCCATTGCTGCAGGCCGCCGAGGCCGATAGCGACCCGGAGGTGCGCAAGGCGGTGCGCATTGCCTTGGCGCAATTGCGCGGGGTGGCGTGA
- a CDS encoding ABC transporter ATP-binding protein — translation MSRCQQALAPGRIEGRGLSIRMGQGAEAFEAVQRLDFAVAPGEFVCILGPSGCGKSTLLGALAGHLAPSDGVLSVDDQVINGPSPQRGMVFQHHTLLPWRSVLDNVAFGLKMQGLGKAERQRQAREMLQLVGLADFAGRWPSQLSGGMQQRAEIARVLINRPRLLLMDEPFGALDAQTRSRMQELLLDIWARIRTTVVFVTHDIDEALFLADRILVMSPRPGRFIEDLQLDFLRPRRAGLLTSPQFTHLKRHCLALLRHEEGRELPRLTPLGLPDTDHPPLRIAL, via the coding sequence ATGAGCCGTTGTCAACAGGCCCTGGCGCCTGGGCGCATCGAAGGGCGCGGCCTGTCCATCCGTATGGGCCAAGGTGCTGAGGCGTTCGAGGCAGTGCAGCGCCTGGACTTCGCCGTCGCGCCCGGTGAGTTCGTGTGCATCCTCGGGCCTTCCGGTTGTGGCAAGTCCACGTTGCTCGGAGCACTTGCCGGGCACCTGGCCCCCAGCGATGGCGTACTGAGCGTGGACGATCAGGTCATCAATGGGCCGTCGCCGCAGCGCGGCATGGTGTTTCAGCACCACACCCTACTGCCTTGGCGCAGTGTGCTCGACAACGTCGCGTTCGGCCTGAAGATGCAAGGCCTGGGCAAGGCCGAGCGCCAGCGTCAGGCGCGCGAGATGCTGCAACTGGTGGGCCTGGCCGACTTTGCCGGGCGCTGGCCCAGCCAGCTGTCCGGTGGCATGCAACAGCGCGCCGAAATCGCCCGGGTGCTGATCAATCGTCCCCGCCTGTTACTCATGGACGAACCTTTCGGCGCCCTTGATGCGCAAACCCGCTCACGCATGCAGGAACTGTTGCTGGATATCTGGGCGCGTATTCGCACTACTGTGGTGTTCGTCACCCATGACATCGATGAAGCCCTGTTCCTGGCCGATCGCATCCTGGTGATGAGCCCGCGCCCGGGGCGTTTCATCGAGGACCTGCAGCTGGACTTTCTGCGGCCACGCCGCGCCGGCTTGTTGACCAGCCCGCAATTCACCCATCTCAAACGTCACTGCCTGGCCTTGCTGCGCCACGAAGAAGGTCGCGAACTGCCGCGGCTGACCCCGTTGGGCCTGCCGGACACCGACCACCCTCCACTACGGATCGCGCTATGA
- a CDS encoding ABC transporter permease, whose product MTRDLKRWPLRLASLLACLSFWQVAASAKLDLGLFSFTYVPTPRAVLDAAWQLLTSSAVLAHLGSSLSRVFAGYSVAALLGVALGLLIGRSQWAEDTLLPPLEVLRPIPAVAWIPLAILMFPSSELSMVFITFTGALFPILLNTVHGVEAVDPRLVASARSLGAGRWAILREVVLPGALPSIVTGLAIGMGTSWFCLVTAEMISGQFGIGYYTWESYTLQNYPDIIVGMLLIGVLGMGSSALVKQLGALATPWYRTRRAA is encoded by the coding sequence ATGACCCGCGATCTCAAACGTTGGCCGCTGCGCCTCGCTTCGCTGCTTGCCTGCCTGTCGTTCTGGCAGGTGGCAGCCAGCGCAAAGCTCGACCTCGGGCTGTTCAGCTTCACCTATGTGCCCACACCCAGGGCGGTGCTGGATGCCGCCTGGCAATTGCTCACGTCCAGTGCCGTGCTGGCGCACCTGGGCAGCAGCCTGTCGCGGGTATTTGCCGGCTATAGCGTCGCGGCGCTGCTGGGGGTGGCGCTGGGGCTGCTGATCGGACGGTCGCAATGGGCCGAAGACACGCTGTTGCCGCCCCTTGAGGTACTGCGGCCGATCCCGGCGGTGGCCTGGATACCGTTGGCGATCCTGATGTTCCCTTCTTCGGAGCTGTCGATGGTCTTCATCACCTTTACCGGCGCGCTGTTCCCCATCCTGCTCAACACCGTGCATGGCGTCGAGGCGGTCGACCCGCGCCTGGTGGCCTCCGCGCGTAGCTTAGGCGCCGGGCGCTGGGCGATCCTGCGTGAGGTGGTACTGCCTGGTGCGCTGCCCAGTATCGTCACTGGGCTGGCCATCGGCATGGGAACCTCGTGGTTCTGCTTGGTCACTGCCGAGATGATCTCAGGGCAGTTCGGCATCGGCTATTACACCTGGGAGTCGTACACCTTGCAGAACTACCCGGACATCATCGTCGGCATGTTACTGATCGGCGTGCTGGGCATGGGTAGCAGTGCTCTGGTCAAGCAGCTCGGCGCACTGGCCACCCCTTGGTATCGCACGCGGAGGGCCGCCTGA
- a CDS encoding ABC transporter substrate-binding protein — MRLVANLAGLALALTGLNASAETIRIAIGTQDTTINCATGGLLIRELGLLEKYLPHDGRYKDAQYQVEWKNFTSGAPLTNEMVAGKLDFGAMADFPGSFNGVAHLDAGKRSLFISVLSGSVHGSGNGIVVPAASAVQSLSELKGKTISVPFASTAHGMLLRAIAAQGWDPHKDVRIIAQAPEIAGSALRSNRIEAHADFVPFAELFPNRGFARKIYDGAQANAPTFHGALVDAQYARQYPEVVTAYLRASLEADRLIATEPEKYSELIEKVTGIEAEVNYLFHGPLGLQTRDLTWKPEYRKAVATSIDTLKLLKRTDRELDTRQFIDDQYIRAAFTQAGVDYDKALQNYDPLPLKAADALTGKPITDFSRLAQIWVRGEDKVRHYASPEAALGALAQLEQEGKDIRAIYAQAADSGIKLLANQAWFVRNTKGELAAFLLKDQAEQYAKAHGAEVLDFVSANQKLVAQR; from the coding sequence ATGCGCCTTGTAGCAAACTTGGCCGGCCTTGCGCTGGCACTCACTGGCCTTAACGCCAGTGCCGAAACCATCCGTATCGCCATCGGTACCCAGGACACCACCATCAACTGCGCCACCGGCGGCTTGCTGATTCGCGAACTTGGCCTGCTGGAGAAGTACCTGCCGCATGACGGCAGGTACAAGGATGCCCAGTATCAGGTCGAGTGGAAGAACTTCACCAGCGGAGCGCCACTGACCAACGAAATGGTCGCCGGCAAGCTCGACTTCGGCGCCATGGCCGACTTCCCTGGCTCGTTCAATGGCGTCGCTCACCTGGATGCAGGTAAACGCAGCCTGTTCATCAGTGTGCTGTCGGGTAGTGTGCACGGCAGCGGCAACGGCATCGTCGTGCCGGCGGCCTCCGCCGTGCAATCGCTTAGCGAACTCAAGGGCAAGACCATTTCCGTGCCGTTTGCCTCCACGGCCCACGGTATGCTGTTGCGCGCCATTGCGGCCCAGGGCTGGGACCCGCACAAAGACGTGCGAATCATCGCCCAGGCCCCGGAGATCGCAGGCTCGGCCTTGCGCAGCAACCGCATCGAAGCCCACGCCGACTTCGTGCCGTTCGCCGAACTGTTCCCCAACCGTGGTTTCGCCCGCAAGATCTACGACGGTGCCCAGGCCAATGCGCCGACCTTCCATGGTGCCTTGGTCGATGCCCAATACGCCCGCCAATATCCCGAGGTCGTCACCGCCTACCTGCGTGCGAGCCTTGAGGCCGACCGCCTGATTGCCACCGAGCCCGAGAAGTACAGTGAGCTGATCGAGAAGGTCACCGGGATTGAAGCCGAGGTCAATTACCTGTTCCATGGGCCGCTGGGCCTGCAAACCCGCGATCTGACCTGGAAGCCCGAGTACCGCAAAGCAGTCGCCACCTCCATCGACACCCTCAAGCTGCTGAAGAGGACCGATCGGGAGCTCGATACCCGCCAGTTCATCGATGATCAGTACATCCGCGCCGCCTTCACGCAGGCGGGTGTGGATTACGACAAGGCGCTGCAAAACTACGACCCGCTGCCGCTCAAGGCTGCAGATGCGCTGACCGGCAAACCGATTACCGATTTCAGCCGCTTGGCGCAGATCTGGGTGCGGGGGGAAGACAAGGTTCGCCACTATGCCTCGCCTGAGGCCGCCCTTGGTGCCCTTGCCCAGCTTGAGCAGGAAGGCAAGGACATCCGCGCCATCTACGCCCAGGCCGCCGACAGCGGCATCAAGCTGCTGGCTAACCAGGCCTGGTTCGTGCGCAACACCAAGGGTGAGTTGGCCGCCTTCCTGCTCAAGGATCAGGCCGAGCAGTACGCCAAGGCTCATGGCGCAGAAGTGCTGGACTTCGTCAGCGCCAACCAGAAGCTGGTTGCCCAGCGCTGA
- a CDS encoding 4Fe-4S dicluster domain-containing protein, which produces MAYQPQEIFFRSSAPVTIDEDKCIAEKGCTVCVEVCPMDLLAINPATQKAYMAFDECWYCMPCEKDCPTGAVKVDIPYLLR; this is translated from the coding sequence ATGGCCTACCAACCCCAAGAGATTTTCTTTCGCAGCAGCGCCCCGGTGACCATCGACGAAGACAAATGCATCGCTGAAAAAGGCTGCACCGTGTGCGTTGAGGTCTGCCCAATGGACCTGTTGGCCATCAACCCGGCCACCCAGAAGGCCTACATGGCCTTTGATGAGTGCTGGTACTGCATGCCCTGCGAAAAAGATTGCCCTACTGGTGCAGTGAAGGTCGACATCCCTTACCTGCTGCGCTGA